Below is a window of Humulus lupulus chromosome 2, drHumLupu1.1, whole genome shotgun sequence DNA.
tttcttgaatttggcgtagagttgatgatcctttagtcgtgacaaaatcaacctcaaatgttcctcgtgctctacttcatccttggagtatactaagatgtcatcgatgaacactacgatgaatttatctaagtagtccttgaagaccttattcatcaagtccataaacgcggctggtgcgttggtaagaccaaaagacataaccaagaactcgtaatgcccataacaagttctaaaagatgtcttaggaatatcttctccacATACCTTGAGCTaatggtacccggaccgtaaatcaatctttgaaaatacggtcgcacctcggagttgatcaaacaagtcgtcaattcggggtagcgggtacttattcttaatcgttaccttattcagctcgtagtagtctatgcacatccgcatacttccatcctttttcttaacaaatagaaccggtgctccccatggcaaatggcttggcctaataaaacccaagtctaggagttcttgcagctgcgtctttaactccttgagttccgtaggtgccattcggtatggtgcctttgagataggctcagttCCCCGGTaataattctattgtgaagtcaatttcccgagtcgacggcaaccctggcaagttaTCGGGAAATACTTTTGGGAATTCTcgtacaatgcggacgtctccactcttaagtggtgtttcctttactatatctgtgatgctggctaagaattcTTGACATCCCTTTTCTATCATTCGTTGGGCTTTGAGAAATGATATTAGTGGtgtacgtagtcctgaaacttgtcccatgaaacataatctctggctgtcaggagtctcgaacatcaccttcttgtgtTTTCAGTCGATGGTCGCGCCATGCTTTGCTAGCCAGTTCATGCCTTGTATTATGTAGAAATCCTTGATCttcagttctatcaggtctccttctagttctacgtcctcaatcttgatcggtacgcctcgtactatccgtgatgatagaactactttgcccgaaggtaACTCGGTTACAaatctagttctaaatctttcacaaggtttgtctagtttttctatcattcctaacgagataaacaaatgagtggctcccgaatcaaataatacaaagcatatattattgaggatagaaacctaacctgtgaccaccttattgctagcatcagcctctccttgggttaaggcgaagaccctagcaggaaccatcttattgctgcttccattgtttgtccgtgcccGCTTATTGTTGTCGGACTACTTATtttcaggatgccttcttttctgtccattgttattgttgttgctggactgattgctgtcgttgtggtggttgttgttccgactagtctgaggttgactctgctgtctaggctcagtcttactggcttcttctttactaacattagcctgtagcctttctacttctattgccgtctctagaacatcggcataagtagtgtttcctgggttcgctaacttaacccctagctcaatcttcggtcgaagtcctctaacgaacttagacacccttaGATAATCAGTTGGAATCATTTCCagtgcaaacttagctaatcggtcgaactgccgagcatactctgccactgataaactcccttgcttcaggccagagaactcctcaactcttgaagcgagaacagccgaattataatacttcttgtggaacagctccacaaatcgggtccaagtcatagtggcaacatcatgcgtctgctggactaagtcccaccatatcctagcatccttcttgagcagagatgaaacgcaggatatgcggtctgcgttgccTAGATTCATGTGTGTCgagattggctccacatttcttagccactcttctgcctcgaaggcgtctgtagtcccttcaaagtttggagcgtgttacTTATGGAACtactcataaactggctccatgtgctgaactggatatggcgcataattcgccattggccatcccccatatggaccaacttgttggggtgctgaggccatttgctatGGTTGTGGTTGCGGCAGaagcggaggctgagtctgaggctgagcctgttgtcgctgttgctgcaatagttccttgacttgttgtcgcagtctggcgatctccgcagtgttgtcaattGGCGGTGTCGGTGGTGCATTGCGGCTGGCagcagcacgcactccccttctgcgaactgaaGGAGCTTCATTGCTCACTAGAGCAgtgttggaggcatttccattggtgcgagcagaccttcggagcgacattgcagcagagttctaacagttgagaaaaacatgttagaactttaccctaataggctctaaggcaaaacttaatctaaacaaacataactcggacctattaattatgacttcttatgaaaattatataagtcttctttattattagagtggatttctatacttagaaaaataagccatctttattattttctatgtttGTTTCTACTCGTCcaatatgacttaattctcaggctcgaaactcatctttgttccaaagttaaccatattgagggagggctaggatcagtaaaatcgttcccactactatggccccctaactctcaatatagaaacttggttcattaatttgtatccaccctcaccgaacttagtcattatttattatgattgcaaaagaaaaatcaaactcatacatgatagcaaaataaccatgatattaatttggaaaagaaagttttcactatttacaatcataaaagaaaacaaataataaaataaaataaacaatgaaactaatctattctaaaattcggaatcttctacatctgatccttcatctagcatatcttCATCTATCttttcatagtcatcattgtcttgtgcctcaaaatgccctcgaggaagattcgtaaaaattctatgtttttgttcatttgtaaactgaaattctatttttgaagtgaacctaagtatgagaaaataatatctcatagctaccggcaattcatcttcatcatctatcgtctcccaaatttcttctaaggttGCAATCAtggtaggataatctctaaaaagtctaattactaaaacgtattactctgttgatctcatcatgatctgcttagattcttgaaggtgacctatctccctgtggaacaaaagtagcctctgagtgatcctttctagcactcctacggtgtttcggggttctctaattctttttaaagccttaatggctcggatatcctcataattTAATGCTcaattcattcttaactgaaaacataaaggctaaaatcgttagctatacatataaacataataactataacttaaacacttacttggcgatcagattcagagctttgagtgtgtgtatcaaggagaatttcatgcgaatgaaccattgctctgatacatggtgtaatgacccaacttattctagactttggaccattaataactactatacatagatactaatcttaaggaaacatacatgtgaaacattcataactttataaaaaaaactgTAAGGCAAAGGTTGCAATACATAAAGattcggttaggatatgggatcccattgtttgaaaataaaacataacttaaatcttaaaattcattacaaaacaaagtgcggaaaatacatagaaacataataaaatgactaaaagtaacttcatcctcgaatcgttcacgcagtccaccgaatccattcttcctcaatacacaatcccaagccaccaagaatcttactgccaccataactattttcctgcacatataaaacaaaggaatgagcctaatgcccagcaaggaaaatatactacaagcatgaaacatatacataaacataagctataaacatataacatataatataaacatatatcataattataacccatgtacatggtaactattggcgtctgctaactaagcaactataagcctcaaaatacaatgaggtttgctagctaagatactataaaccccaaaaacataaaagtattggggtttgctatttaagcaactataagccccaaaacatatatcataacatataaaaacatactatagcataatcacaTAAGCAAataatactatcctattttccttaccaaataccgagatgtgagaacaaggatgggattttggaacactcctaaaaaccattaatgagaaggtgagtatttataaaagaagaagatgaaaaaggaaataaatcTAAACCACTGAGAAGAATAGCTTACCGaaatgaaacctcaagttcaaagaacttaattgcctaaccatgaatggaaaacaacaagttaggatttgagtagagaaaaactataaaaactaatgaaacaaatAGAAATGAACTagggataggaatacctttgaatgcactatgactgaactacacctcgaaatcaaaatacacactatgaaccttacttcccaagtgtttaataagcttaagatgataaagcttataacccaacccaagtgtttaacactctaaagtaaacctagctgcttgaaggctctgaactcagcttgaacaatgaaagaaatggctgggtactaggtcctatttatagagttcaagaatgaaaggatcttcttttagcttgaatcaaaataatgactttttaattgaaaaatatttgaatattcgttcagcagaggcttaagactcggtcaaaaatattctggacttatcaagaggttatggaataaaatgagctcggtttcaaaattattcaaaaatcatgccctagagccgatatatcgcccatgctaggcgatatatcacctgggcttatgttcccgaggctcgtcgaagtggtcgtgcgaagttacgtgtttttcgtattccccgagtggcgaagccccctagagctgcgatatatcggcatacactgaaatattatacacgtaattgcactttttcagcctaatttgaattgagtaaacaactttgactgagtcctataacgatttcaaagttgttggtagactctgggattttcaaatattactcttaataaactattcctcaaaaatacttaatttattaataaacatgcacacgacaagtgtcattctcttattgggtctatctaaaccttatagtataataaatatcatctttataatcagctatattaatcataccttatgttataattaatattcttaaactataggttaaacttataaaatctacaagtgttgctacgagtgttcaactaagtcccggcttgaaccaaaatccatagtaataaacatactacaactactactagctattactactactactactatctaactagctaagtaaagttcctTGACTCTACACATGGAACCACCAATAATTTTCTTTCTTATATATTCTCTTGGGCTACTCTTGTTGTTTGTTGTCCATTGGATGAGTTGTCAAAAAATGACTCCAATTCAAGAGATGATTCTTTGACTTGATTCACGAGAGCTGCAACTACTCCGACTTGCTGTCGATGGAGATTTTGCAGCATTAACAATGAGCTTGTTATTGCCCATGTTATGCAGCAACAACTAGTCTATGCAATTTCTCAATTGTCATATTTAACATACAATAATGTGTCATTGTCACGTCAGCGCAAcgtgtataatttaaaataaaaaataatttaaatttaaaaaatatatattcttttagaaaaatcaataaattaattagatcactaagatttatttattttttaaattatacatgtGGTGCTGATGTGGCAATGACACATTAGAGCATCTCATCGCGGGGAGAATTTTGAGTTGCTTGACTGACAAAGTTCACATTGATAGGGGTCGTGTAAAAGGACACCAACGTTTGTTTGATGACTACTTTTCTTATCAACTGGTGTATACATAATCTCAATTTCAAAGAAGATTTAGAAGACATAGACACGTATTCCTACGCATAGTGGAAGCTCTAGGAAATCATTCGGAGTGTTTCCATATGAAGTTTGATGCAATTGGTAGAAGAGGCTTTTCGCCAATACAGAAGTGCACCGCTGCTATGCGAATGTTGGCATATGAAGCGTCTGCCGGTTACATTGATGAGTATGTTGTAATTGGTGAAAGCATTGTTGTTGAATGCCTAGTGAATTTTGTTCGGGGAGTGAATGAGATTTTCGGGATCGAATATTTGAGACGACCTAGTGCCGACGACACTCGTCGCTTACTTCAAATAGGGAAGGTGTGCGGTTTTCCAGGCATGTTGAGAAGCATTGATTGTATGCACTGGGAATGGAAAATTTTCCCAATTGCATGGAAAGGCCAATTCACGCGAGGTGATCACGGCACGCCAACAATCATGCTTGAAGTAGTTGCGTCACAAGATCTTTTGATTTTTGCATTTTTCGGTGTTCCGAGATCCAATAATGATCTCAACGTGTTAAATGAATCCCCATTATTCACTAACATCTTACAAGGGTAAGCTCCTAGAGTTGAATTTACGATAAATGGCACACAATACAACAAGGGGTACTATCTAGCAGATGATATCTATCTAGAGTGGCCTACAATTGTTAATACTATCCCATTGCCTCAACgagaaaaaagaaaattatttaccCGATGCCAAGAAAAGGTGTGCAAAGATGTTTAACGAGCATTCAGAGTACTTCAATCTCACTTTGCTATTGTACGAGGACCAACATGTGTTTTGGCAAAGAGATGTTCTCAAAGATATTATATATGCATTCATCATATTGCACAACATTATTGTTAAGGATGAAAGAGATGCATATGAGAgttcattttattttaattatgatgAAGGCCTCGCCGACACTCCAATGGTAGAAGTATCGAATGGACCTATTTCTTATTTCCCAGCAATGCTTCAAAGAAATGCTTAAATTCGTTACAGAAACATTCATCGCAATCTTCAAGCGAACTTGCTCGAGCACATATGGTCTAAATTtggaaattatttttattatatatatatattaaaattatgttagattgattaattattatgtaattttataTGCTACTTTTAAATTTGGTGTAACTTAAATATTATGCAATATTTCTATTAATTTATTAATGTTAAAAATTTAGTGTGAGAATATttctaattaaaaaataatatatatgaaaattaTATGTGGGACCATGGTAGGCAAGCTGCCTACCATTGGAccaattttttaagaaaaattgtCAAAATTGATgtggatgagagagaaaataaaaaatatatattttaaagtgATTTTTGTACTTTTGGCAACTAATGGGGTTGCTAGCATTGGAGATGCTCTTAGTGACCAAAGAGCAACGTCAACAGTCTGTTAGCCACATGAGATGAAACTTAACAGAAGTCTCACTTTACAATACTGTGAATAATTCGGGTGTAATTTTTTACCGCCcaaaaaattaggaggcacaataATGTATaggtcatagttcggggggaaaaaaatcctaaatagccttttAGGTATATGTGTAGTTATTTTGATGTATATTTTGGGTTGATATctagtttaaaatattttttgtaagttgttttttagtttattttaggtATATGCTTAGttgttttgagatatattttgagtttattttgacacattttaaaatctaGGGATAAGTTTTTCGaggttgttttttttcttctagtTTATTTTGGGTTGATGCAATAAGTTGATGTCTAACGAATTTGTAATGCTTTTTCAACATTGTATTGATGTGAGGTTGTTGTCTAGTTGATTTGAAGTTGCTTTTTCAACACCGTTTGTTATGAAGTTGATGTCTAGTTGAaatcatatttttgtaattatgaaactttaaaatcatattttttaaaacttgagttagtaaaaatgacaaaaaaaatagGGTCCGTAAAATTgttacaaaaaatataaaaaaaaatgaaaattacatgttatatgagatttttaatagattgtgcaaaaatatggtttttttccaagaaaagttaatctatggctttttttttttaatttcacttttatgggtttagtttcccatatttttgtataaaagtttgtttatgtcatatttttactcttaatcaagttttattaatttggaaggggatgtttgtaatttgattatttttttttagcttatttgattttttatattaaatttttacatggttgttttgcaaattttttattttt
It encodes the following:
- the LOC133814710 gene encoding uncharacterized protein LOC133814710, with the translated sequence MKFDAIGRRGFSPIQKCTAAMRMLAYEASAGYIDEYVVIGESIVVECLVNFVRGVNEIFGIEYLRRPSADDTRRLLQIGKVCGFPGMLRSIDCMHWEWKIFPIAWKGQFTRGDHGTPTIMLEVVASQDLLIFAFFGVPRSNNDLNVLNESPLFTNILQG